The sequence GTGAGGCGGCGCTCGGTCACGTCTCCCGCTACCCCGCGCTGCTGCCACTGCTGATCGTGCGCTGCGCGGACTGGGCGGCTCCGGTACGCGACCGGGCCCGGACCCTGCTGGCGAGGACACCCACCGCCGGCCTCCTGGCGCAGACCCCGCTGATCCTGCTGCTGGACCGGCGCGGGCAGGGCGAGTTCGCCGTGGACCTACTCGACCGCGTACTGCGCGAGGGCCCGGCCGGCCCCGTGCACACCCTGCTCGCGAGCGAGGACCGGGCCACGCGCCGGCTCGCCCACCGCATCGCCGTCGACCGCGCTCTCCTCCCGCCGGCCCGGCTGGCCCGCATCGCCGCGCGCTCGGGCGACGCCACCCTCCAGGACCTGTGCGCGGACGCGGCCATCGCCTCGATGCGGGAGGAGGAGTACGGGCAGGTGCTCGGCGTCCTGCTGACGGCCAGGGCGCCCCGCGTCCGGGCGGCGGGCGTCACCGCGCTGCGGCGCACCGGACGGTACGACGAGGCGCGGGCCCATCTCGCCGACCGTTCGAGTGTCGTGCGGGCCTGCGCGCGGTACGTGGTGCGCCAGGGCGGGGGCGACCCGCTGCCCCTGTACCGGGCGCTGTGCGGCGGGGAGATCACCGAACCGGGCGCGGCCGCCGGGCTTGGCGAGTGCGGCGACCGCTCGGACGCCGGCACGCTGTGGCCCCTGGTCCGCCACCCGGTCCCGGCCGTGCGCGTCCAGGCGGTCGCCGGGCTGCGGGCGCTCGACGCGGTGACACAGGACGGGCTGACCCCGCTGCTGGACGACCCGTCACCCCCCGTCGTCAGGGCGGCCACGCGCGCCCTGCTGCCGCACGCGGCCGGATTTCCCCGGGAGTGGCTGGACGCGCGCCACGCCCCGGACCGGCCCCGGGCCACACGGGTGGCGGCGCAACGGCTGCTGCGGGCCGCCGGATACGCCGCTTTCCCGCGCTGATCCGGCCGGAGCGTTCTAAAGTCCGGTCATGCGAAGACTCCTGGCAACCGGTTCGGTCCTGCTGGCTCTCGGCGCCCTGGTCGGGGCCGGGCGGCCCCCACTGGCCACGGCACCGCTGCCGGTGCGGCTGGCCGACACGGGCGGCGGCACCCAGCTGATCACGGCCATGGCGGACGCCACCTCGTCCACGACCGGCACGCTCACCTGGTGGGACCTGCGCGGCGGGCGGTGGGTGGCGGCCGGTACGGCGGCGGCGCGGTTCGGGTCCAAGGGCCTGGCCGAGGGCGCCTCACGCACGCAGGGCACCTGGACGACGCCCACCGGTCTGTACGACCTGCCGTACGCCTTCGGCACCAAGGCGGCGCCGGCCGGGACGCGTTACCCGTACCGGCAGGCCAACAGCGCCTCGTGGTGGTGCGAGGACAACGAGGCGCGCGACTACAACCGCTGGGTGGAGCCGCTGCCCGCCGACTGCCGGGCCGCCGAGTCCGAGCAGCTGACCGCGTACCCCACGCAGTACGCGCGTGCCCTCGTCGTCGGCTTCAACTACGACAAGCCGGTACGCGGCCGGGGCGCCGGGATCTTCCTGCACGTCAACGGCAGCGGGGCGACCGCCGGTTGCGTCTCCGTACCGGCGGCCGCGATGGACCGCGTCCTGGCCTGGGCCGATCCGGCCCGCAGCCCCCACATCGCGATCGGCACCGTCTCCGGCGCGACCGCGATCACCAACTACTGACGGCCGGCGCCCGCCGTCAGCGTTCGTTCTGCGCGAGCCGCAGCAGGTGGTCGGCGAGCGCCTGCCCGCCGGCCGGGTCACGGCTGATCAGCATCAGCGTGTCGTCGCCCGCGATGGTGCCGAGGATGTCGTGCAGTTCGGCCTGGTCGATCGACGACGCCAGGAACTGGGCGGCGCCCGGCGGTGTGCGCAGCACCACCAGGTTGGCCGACGCCTCGGCCGAGATGAGCAGTTCGGCGGAGAGCCGGCGCATCCGCTCCTCCTTGGCGGAGCCGCCCAGCGGTGCCTGCGGGGTGCGGAATCCGCCCTCGCTCGGCACCGCGTAGATCAGCTCGCCCCCGGTGTTGCGGATCTTCACCGCGCCCAGCTCGTCCAGGTCGCGGGAGAGCGTCGCCTGGGTGACGCTCAGCCCGTCGTCGCTGAGGAGCTTGGCCAGCTGGCTCTGCGAGCGCACCGGCTGCCGGTTGAGAATGTCCACGATCCGGCGGTGGCGCGCCGTGCGGGTCTGCGGCACGGACGGCCCGCCGAACTCGGATTCCTGCGCCTCGGTCATCGTCGTCGCCTCATTCTCCGGATCGCTTCTCTCCGGATCGTCCGTCCCCGTATGCCGCGTCGAGGGCGCCGGGCAGCGCCCCGAGGAACGCGTCCACCTCCGCGTCCCCGATGGTCAGCGGCGGCATCAGCCGCAGGACATCGGGGGCGGGTACGTTCACCAGGAGGCCGGCTCCCTGAGCCGCCTGTTGCGCCTGGGGCGCGAGGGGCTCGGTGAGCACGATACCCAGCAGCAGGCCGGAGCCCCTGACATGGGAGACCAGGGGGTGGTTCAGGGCCTCCACGCCGTTGCGGAGGCGTTCGCCGAGCCGCTTCACCCGGTCCAGCGCGCCGTCGGCGGCGAGGGTGTCGAGGACCGCGAGGCCGGCCGCGCAGGCGACCGGGTTGCCGCCGAACGTCGTGCCGTGCTGACCGGGTGCGAGCAGGTCGGCGGCGGCGCCGAACGCGACCGTCGCACCGATCGGCAGCCCGCCGCCGAGCCCCTTGGCGAGGGTGACGACATCGGGCTCGACGCCCTGGTGGGCCTGGTGCTCGAACCAGGTGCCGCACCGGCCGATCCCGGTCTGCACCTCGTCCAGGACGAGGAGGGTGCCGGTGGCCCGGGTGATCTCGCGGGCGGCCTCCAGGTAGCCCCCGGGCGGGACGACGACGCCGTTCTCGCCCTGGACCGGCTCGATGATCACCAGCGCGGTGTCGGTGGTCACGGCGGCCCGCAGCGCGTCCGCGTCGCCGTACGGGACGTGCGTGACGTCTCCGGGCAGCGGGGTGAAGCCTTCGCGCTTCTTGGGCTGGCCGGTGAGGGCGAGGGCGCCCATGGTCCGGCCGTGGAAGCCGCCGTCGGTGGCGACCATGTGGGTGCGCCCGGTCAGCCGGCCGATCTTGAACGCGGCTTCGTTGGCCTCGGCGCCCGAGTTGCAGAAGTAGACCTTGCCGGTGCGGCCGAAGAGCTGGAGCAGCCGTTCGGCGAGCGCGACGGGCGGTTCGGCGATGAACAGGTTGGAGACGTGACCGAGGGTGGAGATCTGGCGGGTGACCGCCTCGACGACGGCGGGGTGGGCGTGGCCCAGGGCGTTGACCGCGATGCCGCCGACGAAGTCGAGGTACTCGGTGCCGTCGGCGTCCCACACCCGGGCGCCCTCGCCGCGCACGAGGGACAGCTTCGGGGTGCCGTAGTTGTCCATCAGCGCCTGCTGCCAGCGCTGTGAGAGTGCGGCGTTGGTCATGATTCCCCCTGCGCGTCGGGCACGACCATCGTGCCGATTCCCTCGTCGGTGAAGATCTCCAGCAGGATCGAGTGCTGGACCCGGCCGTCGATGACGCGGGCCGTCTCCACCCCGTTGCGTACGGCGTGCAGGCAGCCCTGCATCTTGGGCACCATGCCGCTGGAGAGTTCCGGCAGGAGCTTCTCCAGCTCGGTGGCGGTGAGCCGGCTGATCACGTCGTCGCTGTTGGGCCAGTCCTCGTACAGCCCTTCCACGTCCGTGAGGACCATCAGCGTCTCGGCGTCCAGCGCGGCGGCGAGCGCGGCGGCCGCGGTGTCGGCGTTGACGTTGTAGACGTGGTTGTCGTCGGCGGAGCGGGCGATGGAGGAGATGACCGGGATACGGCCGTCGTCCAGCAGGGCCTGGATGGCTCCGGTGTCGATGGCGGTGATCTCGCCGACCCGGCCGATGTCGACGGGCTCGCCGTCGATGGTGGGCCGGTGCTGTATGGCGGTGATGGTGTGGGCGTCCTCGCCGGTCATGCCGACGGCGAGCGGCCCGTGCTGGTTGAGCAGGCCGACCAGCTCGCGCTGGACCTGCCCGGCGAGCACCATCCGTACGACGTCCATCGCTTCGGGCGTGGTGACGCGCAGCCCGGCCTTGAACTCGCTGACCAGGCCCTGCTTGTCGAGCTGGGCGCTGATCTGCGGGCCGCCGCCGTGCACGACGACGGGTTTGAGGCCGGCGTGCCGCAGGAAGACGACGTCCTGGGCGAAGGCCGCCTTCAGCTCCTCGTCGATCATGGCGTTGCCGCCGAACTTGATGACGACGGTCCTGCCGTTGTGCCGGGTCAGCCAGGGCAGGGCCTCGATGAGGGTCTGCGCCTTCGGGAGTGCGGTGTGCTTCCGCGCGGCGCTCATGAGCTGTACGCGCTGTTCTCGTGGACGTAGTCCGCGGTGAGGTCGTTGGCCCAGATGACCGCCGACTCGGTCCCCGCGGCGAGGTCGGCGGTGATCCGGACCTCCCTGAAGCGCATGTCGACCAGATCGCGGTCCTCGCCGACGGCGCCGTCGCGGCACACCCACACGTCGTTGATCGCGACGTTCAGCGCGTCCGGCTCGAAGGCGGCCTTCGTCGTGCCGATGGCGGAGAGCACCCGGCCCCAGTTGGGGTCCTCGCCGTGGATGGCGCACTTGAGGAGGTTGTTACGGGCGATGGAGCGGCCCACCTCGACGGCGTCGTCCTCGGTCGCGGCGTTCACGACCTCGATCCGGATGTCCTTGGAGGCGCCCTCGGCGTCCCCGATGAGCTGGCGGGCCAGGTCGTCGCAGACCGCCCGTACGACCTCGGCGAAGTCCTTCTGCTCCGGGGTGATCCCGCTGGCGCCGGAGGCCAGGAGCAGCACGGTGTCGTTGGTGGACATGCAGCCGTCGGAGTCGACCCGGTCGAAGGTGGTGCGGGTGGCGTCGCGCAGGGCGGCGTCGAGCGCGGGGGCGTCCACGTCGGCGTCGGTGGTGAGCACGACGAGCATGGTGGCCAGGCCGGGGGCGAGCATGCCGGCGCCCTTGGCCATGCCGCCGACGGTCCAGCCCTCGCCGCCCGCCACGGCGGTCTTGTGCACGGAGTCGGTGGTCTTGATGGCGATGGCGGCCTTCTCGCCGCCGTGCTCGCTGAGGGCGGCCGCGGCCTTCTCGATGCCGGGGAGCAGCTTGTCCATGGGCAGCAGGAGACCGATGAGCCCGGTGGAGGCGACGGCGATCTCACCGGCGCTGTGGCCGTCCAGCACCTCGGCGGCCTTCTCGGCGGTGGCGTGGGTGTCCTGGAAGCCCTGCGGGCCCGTACAGGCGTTGGCACCGCCGGAGTTGAGGACGACGGCGGTGACCTCGCCGCCCTTGACGACCTGCTCCGACCACAGGACCGGGGCGGCCTTGACGCGGTTGGAGGTGAAGACGCCCGCGGCGGCGCGGCGCGGACCGTTGTTGACCACGAGGGCCAGGTCCGGGTTGCCGTTCTCCTTGATTCCGGCGGCGATGCCCGCCGCCGAGAATCCCTGTGCTGCCGTGACGCTCACGGTGCGACTCCGATCGTGGAAAGACCTGTGTCCTCGGGCAGTCCGAGGGCGATGTTCATGGACTGCAGGGCGCCGCCCGCGGTGCCCTTGGCGAGGTTGTCGATGGCGCTGATCACGATGATCCGGCCGGCCGCCGCGTCGTACGCCACCTGGATCTGCACGGCGTTGGAGCCGTACACGGCGGCGGTCGCGGGCCACTGCCCCTCGGGCAGCAGATCGACGAACGGCTCGTCCGCGTAGGCCTTCTCGTAGGCGGCGCGTACGGTCTCGGCGCTCGTCCCCGGCTTCGCCTTCGCGCTGCACGTGGCGAGGATGCCGCGGGGCATGGGCGCGAGGGTCGGCGTGAAGGACACGGTGACCGGCTCGCCGGCGGCGGCGCTGAGGTTCTGGATCATCTCGGGCGTGTGCCGGTGGACGCCGCCGACGCCGTACGGCGACATGCTGCCCATCACCTCGGAACCGAGCAGATGCGGCTTGGCCGCCTTGCCGGCGCCGGAGGTCCCGGACGCGGCGACGATCACGGCCTCGGGCTCGGCGAGCCGCGCCGCGTACGCCGGGAAGAGCGCGAGGGAGACGGCGGTCGGGTAGCAGCCGGGCACCGCGATGCGCTTGCTCCCCGCCAGAGCGGCCCGCCCGCCGGGCAGTTCGGGCAGCCCGTAGGGCCAGGTGCCGGCGTGCGGCGAGCCGTAGAATTGCTCCCAGTCGGCGGCTTCGCGGAGGCGGAAGTCGGCGCCCATGTCCACCACGAGGACCTCGTCACCGAGCTGCTCGGCCACGGCGGCGGACTGCCCGTGCGGCAGCGCGAGGAAGACGACGTCGTGTCCGGCGAGCACGTCGGCGGTGGTCGGCCGGAGAATCCGGCCGGCCAGGGGCCGCAGGTGCGGTTGCAGGGCTCCGAGGGGCTGTCCCGCGTTGGAGTTCGCGGTCAGGGTGCCGATCTCCACCTCGGGGTGGACGAGCAGCAGGCGGAGCAGTTCCCCGCCCGCGTATCCACTCGCTCCTGCCACTGCTGCACGTACCGCCATCGATAGCCTCCTCGTCGATGGCATGACTATACGCAGCGATGCACTTTTATGCAAAGAATGTGTGTGCGTTGCGAGATGCCTCAGGCGCCGTCGATACGGTCGAGCAGTCTCCGGGCCTCGCGGGTGCGGCGGTGAGCCGGGCCGGCGGGACATCGTTGCCGCCCGCGCGGCGAGGCGCCGGTGACCGACTCGTATGGGCGTACGAGACCGCTCCCCCTAGGCTGAACTCATGGCAGCGATCAAGCAGTTCCAGGTGACCTTCGACTGTGCGGACCCGGAGCGCGTCGCCCGTTTCTGGTGCGAGGTGCTGGGGTATGTCGCGCCGCCGCCCCCGGAGGGGTTCGCCACCTGGGACGCCTACAACGACTCGCTGCCGCCCGAGCGGCGCAACGCCGGGTTCGCCTGTTCCGACCCCACGGGGGCGGGCCCGCGGCTGTACTTCCAGCGCGTCCCCGAGGGCAAGGTCGCCAAGAACCGAGTGCATCTCGATGTGCGGGTGGGCACGGGGCTGGTGGGCGAGGAGCGGCTGGCCGCGCTGGAGGCGGAATGCGCGCGGCTTGTCCCGCTCGGCGCGGTGCGCGGGCAGTTGCTGCTCGCCGACGAGGAGAACGAGTCGTGCCTCAACATGCAGGACGTCGAGGGCAACGAGTTCTGTCTCGACTGACTTCCCGCGCCCGTTCCGTTCCCGCCCCGGATCGGGCAGGATCGGCGGGATGACCACGCCTGGCGGGCCCGCCGCCCTGTACCCCGAAGTCGCGGCGCACGGCAGCCTCGCCGCCGCGCTCCGGGCCGAGGCGGCGGGCCGCCTGGACGGTGTCCCCGTCACGTCCTCCCGCTCCGAGCCGTTGTTCCACGCGGCGGTCGCCACCACGCTGCCGCACCGCGAACCACTGGTGATCAGCGCGTGGCGGGTCGAGCGGCGGTGGCACATCAGAGGGACGGACACCTTCCAGTCCCTCCCGGTACTCGAAGGCGGGACGGACGAACTGGCGCAGGTGGCGACGGCTGCGCGGGCCTGGCACGACGGGGCGTCCCTGGCGGACATCCACGCGGCGGCGCCCTTCGCGCGCCCCACCGGCAGGTTCGAGGTGCCCGATCTTGACCCCGTACGGCTGACGGAGTCCGAGTGGCAGAGCCTGCGGCAGGAGGCGGCCGGGCTGGAGTATCCGTGGGCGCCGGCGTACCGCTCCCTGATCGGGGCGGCGTACGCCGAGCCGGCGCTCCGTGCCCTCTACCCGTTCACGAGCCACTGGGCTCTGCGTTTCTCCACCGCGACCCGCCCGGCCCTGAAGGTGGCGGGGCCGTGCCTGTCGGCGGGCGGCGACGGTGTGTTCGAGGTGGGCGGCGGGCCGGTGACCGGCGACCTCGGCCGGTTCGCCACCGCCCGGGAGGCCGTGGCCCGTGCCGTCGCCCACCTGCCGCCGGGCCTCGGCCCGGTCATCCTCGGCGGGTCGCCCGCGGCCACGAAACCGTAGGCCCCGGGGCCCGGCACGGCGGCGCGGCCGGGCCGGGGGAAGCGGCGGGCGCCGCGCGGCCGCGTACCCTCACGCCCATGCCGGCGCCATCCCCCCGCCCCCGTCCTCATCGCGTCGCGGTCCTCGTGCTCGAAGGCGCGAAGCCGCTCGACGTCGGGATTCCGGCCCAGGTCTTCACGACCCGGGCGAGTATGCCCTACGAGGTCCGGGTCTGCGGGGCGGCGCCCGGACTCGTGGCCGGGGGCGACGGGCTGGCCTACTACGTCACGCACGGGCTCGACGCGCTCGCCTGGGCGGACATCGTGTTCGTGCCCGGATACCGGCTGCCGGACCGGGACGACCCGCCCCGGGCGGTGATCGACGCGCTGGTCGCCGCGCACGAGCGGGGGGCGCGGCTGGCCGCCATCTCGACCGGGGCGTTCGCGCTGGCCGCGACCGGGCTGCTCGACGGCCGGCGGGCCACGACGCACTGGCACTACACGCGGGCGCTCGCCGCGAAGTACCCGCTGGTCCGGGTCGACGAGAACGTGCTGTTCGTCGACGAGGGCAGCGTGCTCACCTCGGCCGGTGCCGCCTCCGGAATCGACCTGTGCCTGCACGTGCTGCGCGGCGACCTCGGGGTGGCGGCCTCCAACTACGCGGCCAGGCGGCTGGTCGCGGCGCCCTACCGCAGCGGTGGCCAGGCGCAGTACGTGCCGCGCAGCGTGCCCGAGCCGCTGGGCGAGCGGTTCGCGGCGACCCGCGAGTGGGCGCTGCACCGGCTGGGCGAGCCCCTGACCCTCGACGCGCTCGCCCGGCACGCGGCCGTCTCTCCCCGGACCTTCTCGCGGCGCTTCGCCGAGGACACCGGCTATACGCCGATGCAGTGGGTCATGCGCGCCCGCGTCGACATGGCCCGCGAGCTGCTCGAACGCTCCGAGCGGGGGGTCGAGCAGATCGCCGCCGATGTCGGGCTCGGCACGGGCGCCAATCTGCGGCTGCACTTCCAGCGCATCCTCGGCACCACACCGAGCGAGTACCGGCGCACCTTCGCCCGGGGCGAGTGACCAGGGCGAGTGGACGGCACGCGGCGGCCTCCCGCGCGGACCGCGAGGAGGCTGGCGGGATCCTTACGGACCGTGGCGATCGCGCCGCTGTCCCGGGCGGCCACCGGGCGCGATGGTGGAGGGGCAGAGAGAGAAAGGGACATCTCATGACTCGCATCGCCATCAACGGATTCGGCCGCATCGGACGCAACGTGCTGCGCGCGCTGCTCGAACGCGACAGCGACCTCGACATCGTCGCCGTCAACGACCTCACGGAGCCCACCGCCCTCGCCCGGCTGCTCGCGTTCGACACGACGGCCGGCCGGCTGGGCCGCCCCGTCACCGTGGACGGCGACACCCTCGTGGTCGACGGCCGCCGCATCAAGGTGCTCGCCGAGCGGGAGCCCGCCAAGCTGCCCTGGGCGGAACTCGGCGTCGACATCGCCCTGGAGGCGACCGGCCGTTTCACCTCCGCCAAGGCGGCCCGCGCCCACCTCGACGCCGGCGCGAAGCGGGTGCTGGTCGCCGCGCCCTCGGACGGTGCCGACGTGACGCTGGCGTACGGGGTCAACAGCGACGCGTACGACCCCGAGCTGCACACGATCGTGTCGAACGCCTCCTGCACCACCAACGCGCTCGCGCCGCTGGCGTCGGTGCTGGACGACCTCGCGGGCATCGAGCACGGCTTCATGACGACCGTGCACGCCTACACGCAGGAGCAGAACCTCCAGGACGGGCCGCACCGCGACCCCCGCCGCGCCCGCGCCGCCGGGGTCAACATCGTGCCGACCACGACCGGCGCGGCCAAGGCGATCGGGCTGGTGCTGCCCCGTCTGGAGGGCAAGCTGTCCGGCGACTCCATCCGCGTGCCGGTCCCGGTCGGTTCGATCGTCGAGCTGAACACGACGGTGGCGCGCGACGTGACCCGTGACCAGGTGCTGGAGGCGTACCGGGCGGCAGCCGACGGCCCCCTGGCGGGCGTCCTCGAATACTCCGAGGACCCGCTCGTGTCAGCGGACATCACCGGCAATCCGGCCTCCTCGATCTTCGACTCGGCGCTCACCCGGGTCGACGGCCGCCACATCAAGGTGTCCGCCTGGTACGACAACGAGTGGGGCTTCTCGAACCGGGTGATCGACACACTCACCCTCCTCGCCGGCAGCTGAGCGGCGCGGGGCCGGGTGCGGGGGCGGCCACGGACCGCCCCCGCCGGGCCCCGACTCCTTTGCCCGCGCGCTGAGTTCACCTTCCGTTCGCCGGGCAACCTTCTCCGGTTCGCGACTGTCTCCCATGTGAGCCCTCACACCTCGTACGCCAATGGCTCCGCGTACGCGACCAAGGAGATTCTGTGGGCATTCGCACCATGCTGACCGTAACCGTCTGTGCCGCGACGGCGCTGTCCTGCGGCACGGCCGTCGCAGCGCCCGGCGGCGGGCACGCGGGTACGGCCGGGGGAACGGCAACCACCACCGTGCGGGAGGACTTCAACGGGGACGGCTACCAGGACGTCGTCGTCGCGGCCCCCGCCGCCGCTGTCGACGGCCACGAGTGGGCGGGGTACATCACCGTCGCCTACGGCTCCGCACAGGGCCTGAGCACCGCGCACACGACCGTCATCGACCAGAACACGCCCGGTGTGCCGGGCGAACCCGAGAACGGCAACAGCTTCGGTTCCCGGATGGTCGCCGAGGACCTCGACCACGACGGCCTGACCGACCTGGCGCTGTACGCCAACGAATGGCTGACGTCCCCGAACAACTTCGGCTCGGTGATCGTCCTGTGGGGCCGCACCGGCGGTCTCACGGGACAGGGCGCGGTGCGGCTGGCCGCGCCGCCCGACTCCCAGGTGGGGAACAACCTCACCGCCGGTGACTTCGACGGCGACGGCACCACGGACCTGATGCTGGACCACGGCGGGGAGTACGAGGAACGCAGCGTGCTGTACGGGCCGTTCGACCGGTCCGGGGTACCCGCCCGCGAGCAGCTGGTGACGATGTTCGACACGGACAACTACATGGGCACCACCGCCGCGGGCGACTTCAACGGCGACGGCATCGACGACCTGTGCACGACCTACGTGTACGAGGAGCACTCCGAGGGCGCCAAGCTGTGGCTGGGCACCCCCGAGGGTCTGTCGCCGGTCTCCACCCCGCTCCCCGGCGCCTCGGCCCTCGCGGTGGGTGACTTCGACAAGGACGGCAAGGACGACCTCGCCACCCGCGTGGTACCGGGCGACATCGTGGAGGACTTCCCCGCGGACCCGGGCACCGTCAAGATCTACTACGGCTCCGCGTCCGGTCCCAGCACCACCCGGACCAGGACGATCACCCAGGACACCGCGGGCGTGCCCGGGGTCAGCGAGAAGGGCGACCAGTTCGGCGCCCGGCTCAGCGCGGGCGACGTCAACGGCGACGGTTACGCCGACCTGGCGGTGGGTGTGCCGTTCGAGGCCATCGAGAAGACCAGGGCGGCGGGCGCGGTCGTGCTGCTGAAGGGTGGCCCCGGCGGTCTGAGCGGCACCGGTTCGCAGGCCTTCCACCAGGAGACCGCGGGCGTGCCGGGCGTGGCGGAGGCCGGCGACCACTTCGGCGCATCGGTCCGGCTGCTCGACCTCGACAACGACGGCAGGGCGGACCTGGTGGCCGGTGCGCCCGGCGAGGACCTGGAGGCGGTCGCGGACGGGGGCGCGGTGTGGTCCCTGCGCGGCACCGCGTCGGGCCTGACGGCGACGGGTGCCTTCGCGTTCAACCCGGTCGACCTGGGCGCGCTCGTGAAGGGGGCCGGGTTCGGCCTGAACCTGTCCAACGACAACGGGCCCGGCATCAGCGACTGAACGACGTGTGGGTGGCCCCCGTTCCGTTCGTACGGGACGGGGGCCACCCACAGGCGTCTCTCCGGGAGGTCAGGCGCGGTCGTCCCGCTCCTTCGCCTCGCGTTCGGCGTTCCGCTCCTTGATGCGGACGTTCTCCTTGCGGACGTCGGCCTGGGTGGCGCGCTCCTTGCGCAGCCACTCCGGGTCGTCCTGCTTCAGCGCCTCGATCTGCTCCGTGGTCAGGGGTTCCGTGACCCCGCCGCGGGCGAGGCCCGAGATGGAGACGCCCAGCTTGGAGGCGACGACCGGGCGCGGGTGCGGGCCATTGCTCCGCAGATCGCGCAGCCACTGGGGAGGGTCGGCCTGGAGGGCCGCCAGCTCGGCGCGCGAGACGACACCGTCCTGGAATTCGGCGGGGGTGGCGTCGAGGTACACACCCAGCTTCTTCGCCGCGGTCGCGGGCTTCATGGTCTGGGCGGTCTGGTGGGACTTCATGGTGCCAAGGGTATCCAGCGCCCGCGGTGGATCCGACCACGACCGGGACGACCGGTAACCTGGCGGGGTGACAGGCTCGGAAGCATCCCCTTCGTTCCGGCTGGCGTACGTCCCCGGAGTGACGCCCACCAAGTGGGTGCGGATCTGGCACGAGCGCCTGCCCGGCATCCCCCTTGACCTCGTCCCGGTGCCCGCCGCCGGGGCGCGGGATCTGCTGCGCGCGGGCGGCGCGGACGCCGGGTTCGTCCGGCTGCCGGTCGACGGCACCGATCTCAGCGCGATCCCCCTCTACACCGAGACGACCGTCGTGGTGGTCCCGAAGGACCACGTGGCCGCCGCCGTCGACGAGCTGTCCCTCGCCGAACTGGCCGACGAGATCGTGCTCCACCCGCAGGACGACACCCTGGTCTGGGAGCGGCTGCCCGGCCGCCCGGCGATCGAGCGTCCGGCGACGACGGCGGACGCCGTGGAGCTGGTGGCGGCGGGGGTGGGCGTCCTCGTCGTCCCGCAGTCGCTCGCCCGGCTGCACCACCGCAAGGACCTGACGTACCGCCCGCTGTCGGACGCCCCGGAGTCGCGCATCGCGCTGTCGTGGCCGCAGGAGAAGACCACCGACCAGGTGGAGGACTTCATCGGCATCGTGCGCGGGCGGACCGTGAACAGCTCGCGGGGGCGCTCCGCTCCGCCCGCGGCCCGTGCGAAGGAGAAGCCGAAGCGCGACGGGGGCGGCCAGGGGGCGCGGAAGCCCGCGGCCGGGAAGAGCGGTTCCGCGGGAGCCAAGGGCGCGAAGGGCTCGCGCGGAGCCAGGGGCGGGGCGGCGGCCAAGCGCGGCAAGCCCCGCCGGCGGCCGTAGGCAGGCGGTCCGGGGCGCGATTGTCAGACCCGGCTGGCAGCATCGGTGAGCATGACGCACACCGCACGCCCGATGCCCCCGCTGGACGCCGACGAACGGACCGGCCTGGAGAGCTGGCTCGACTTCTACCGGGCCACCGTGGCCGAGAAGTGCGAGGGCCTCACCGAGGAGCAGGTGCGCCTCGCCTCCGTACCGCCTTCGTCGCTGACGCTGATGGGGCTCGTCCAGCATCTCGCGGAGGTCGAGCGGACCTGGTTCCGCCGGATCCTGACCGGTGAGGACG comes from Streptomyces sp. Mut1 and encodes:
- a CDS encoding L,D-transpeptidase family protein, whose product is MRRLLATGSVLLALGALVGAGRPPLATAPLPVRLADTGGGTQLITAMADATSSTTGTLTWWDLRGGRWVAAGTAAARFGSKGLAEGASRTQGTWTTPTGLYDLPYAFGTKAAPAGTRYPYRQANSASWWCEDNEARDYNRWVEPLPADCRAAESEQLTAYPTQYARALVVGFNYDKPVRGRGAGIFLHVNGSGATAGCVSVPAAAMDRVLAWADPARSPHIAIGTVSGATAITNY
- a CDS encoding arginine repressor — encoded protein: MTEAQESEFGGPSVPQTRTARHRRIVDILNRQPVRSQSQLAKLLSDDGLSVTQATLSRDLDELGAVKIRNTGGELIYAVPSEGGFRTPQAPLGGSAKEERMRRLSAELLISAEASANLVVLRTPPGAAQFLASSIDQAELHDILGTIAGDDTLMLISRDPAGGQALADHLLRLAQNER
- a CDS encoding acetylornithine transaminase, whose translation is MTNAALSQRWQQALMDNYGTPKLSLVRGEGARVWDADGTEYLDFVGGIAVNALGHAHPAVVEAVTRQISTLGHVSNLFIAEPPVALAERLLQLFGRTGKVYFCNSGAEANEAAFKIGRLTGRTHMVATDGGFHGRTMGALALTGQPKKREGFTPLPGDVTHVPYGDADALRAAVTTDTALVIIEPVQGENGVVVPPGGYLEAAREITRATGTLLVLDEVQTGIGRCGTWFEHQAHQGVEPDVVTLAKGLGGGLPIGATVAFGAAADLLAPGQHGTTFGGNPVACAAGLAVLDTLAADGALDRVKRLGERLRNGVEALNHPLVSHVRGSGLLLGIVLTEPLAPQAQQAAQGAGLLVNVPAPDVLRLMPPLTIGDAEVDAFLGALPGALDAAYGDGRSGEKRSGE
- the argB gene encoding acetylglutamate kinase, which translates into the protein MSAARKHTALPKAQTLIEALPWLTRHNGRTVVIKFGGNAMIDEELKAAFAQDVVFLRHAGLKPVVVHGGGPQISAQLDKQGLVSEFKAGLRVTTPEAMDVVRMVLAGQVQRELVGLLNQHGPLAVGMTGEDAHTITAIQHRPTIDGEPVDIGRVGEITAIDTGAIQALLDDGRIPVISSIARSADDNHVYNVNADTAAAALAAALDAETLMVLTDVEGLYEDWPNSDDVISRLTATELEKLLPELSSGMVPKMQGCLHAVRNGVETARVIDGRVQHSILLEIFTDEGIGTMVVPDAQGES
- the argJ gene encoding bifunctional glutamate N-acetyltransferase/amino-acid acetyltransferase ArgJ, producing MSVTAAQGFSAAGIAAGIKENGNPDLALVVNNGPRRAAAGVFTSNRVKAAPVLWSEQVVKGGEVTAVVLNSGGANACTGPQGFQDTHATAEKAAEVLDGHSAGEIAVASTGLIGLLLPMDKLLPGIEKAAAALSEHGGEKAAIAIKTTDSVHKTAVAGGEGWTVGGMAKGAGMLAPGLATMLVVLTTDADVDAPALDAALRDATRTTFDRVDSDGCMSTNDTVLLLASGASGITPEQKDFAEVVRAVCDDLARQLIGDAEGASKDIRIEVVNAATEDDAVEVGRSIARNNLLKCAIHGEDPNWGRVLSAIGTTKAAFEPDALNVAINDVWVCRDGAVGEDRDLVDMRFREVRITADLAAGTESAVIWANDLTADYVHENSAYSS
- the argC gene encoding N-acetyl-gamma-glutamyl-phosphate reductase codes for the protein MAVRAAVAGASGYAGGELLRLLLVHPEVEIGTLTANSNAGQPLGALQPHLRPLAGRILRPTTADVLAGHDVVFLALPHGQSAAVAEQLGDEVLVVDMGADFRLREAADWEQFYGSPHAGTWPYGLPELPGGRAALAGSKRIAVPGCYPTAVSLALFPAYAARLAEPEAVIVAASGTSGAGKAAKPHLLGSEVMGSMSPYGVGGVHRHTPEMIQNLSAAAGEPVTVSFTPTLAPMPRGILATCSAKAKPGTSAETVRAAYEKAYADEPFVDLLPEGQWPATAAVYGSNAVQIQVAYDAAAGRIIVISAIDNLAKGTAGGALQSMNIALGLPEDTGLSTIGVAP
- a CDS encoding VOC family protein; its protein translation is MAAIKQFQVTFDCADPERVARFWCEVLGYVAPPPPEGFATWDAYNDSLPPERRNAGFACSDPTGAGPRLYFQRVPEGKVAKNRVHLDVRVGTGLVGEERLAALEAECARLVPLGAVRGQLLLADEENESCLNMQDVEGNEFCLD